From one Lolium rigidum isolate FL_2022 chromosome 4, APGP_CSIRO_Lrig_0.1, whole genome shotgun sequence genomic stretch:
- the LOC124707988 gene encoding zinc finger protein 10-like — translation MDPSKYWMISRRKLGADQTAPAVFSTPHVTVGGGGGSSASYYESWEERAFAEDSAGNLGGCIWPPRSYSCSFCAREFRSAQALGGHMNVHRRDRARLKLSGMMEDGGSDQGMPLHQGYMIQPCPPKIGAPQQHAHGPKPTTPSADGNPNSIRSVLSVPSRSLVDIGTARTVWGKQVLASPLASPSATQEYGAKEMFLRPSQLPRDHLNQVSWIRSEQELRVRSGELKLSLLGCRTRSNFEDDSEDDDGKADHLSRKRRRTDVEVTQLFLCSSSSKHLQIDDHDDRDHHAKVLKLCPSSPADELDLELRL, via the coding sequence ATGGATCCATCAAAGTACTGGATGATATCAAGGAGGAAGCTGGGTGCAGATCAGACGGCGCCTGCTGTCTTCAGCACGCCACACgtcaccgtcggcggcggcggtggcagctCGGCCTCCTACTACGAGTCGTGGGAGGAACGCGCTTTCGCGGAGGATTCCGCAGGAAATCTCGGGGGTTGCATCTGGCCACCGAGATCTTATTCGTGCAGTTTCTGCGCCCGAGAGTTCCGGTCGGCGCAGGCGCTCGGTGGCCACATGAACGTCCACCGGAGGGACCGTGCAAGGCTCAAGCTCTCGGGGATGATGGAGGACGGTGGCAGCGACCAGGGCATGCCACTGCATCAAGGCTATATGATCCAGCCATGCCCACCTAAAATTGGCGCTCCCCAGCAGCATGCGCACGGCCCAAAACCTACTACTCCTAGCGCTGACGGTAACCCTAATTCAATACGGAGTGTTCTTTCGGTTCCATCGAGATCTTTAGTGGATATTGGCACAGCAAGGACCGTCTGGGGCAAGCAAGTTTTGGCTTCCCCACTCGCATCGCCATCGGCTACTCAAGAATATGGTGCGAAGGAGATGTTTCTTCGTCCTTCCCAGCTTCCACGGGATCATCTAAACCAGGTATCGTGGATACGCTCTGAGCAAGAATTGCGTGTTCGGAGTGGTGAATTGAAGCTGAGTCTTTTGGGCTGCCGCACGCGAAGTAACTTTGAGGATGATAGCGAAGATGATGATGGAAAGGCTGATCATTTAAGTCGCAAGAGAAGGAGAACTGATGTGGAGGTAACCCAGTTGTTTCTGTGTTCTTCATCTAGTAAGCATCTGCAAATAGACGATCATGATGATCGTGATCACCATGCCAAGGTACTTAAACTTTGTCCCAGCTCTCCAGCTGATGAACTAGATCTTGAGCTTAGGCTTTGA